In Polynucleobacter arcticus, the following proteins share a genomic window:
- a CDS encoding type B 50S ribosomal protein L31: MKPGIHPEYREIVFVDVSNNFSFKTRSTMSTRETIKWEDGKEYPLSKIETSSESHPFYTGTQKIMDTAGRVEKFRQKFGTKAVAKAAGDGAAKTAEKKAAAAEAKAAEKPAKKKA, encoded by the coding sequence ATGAAACCTGGCATTCACCCCGAATATCGTGAAATCGTCTTTGTAGACGTTTCTAATAACTTCAGCTTCAAGACTCGCTCCACTATGTCTACTAGAGAGACAATCAAGTGGGAAGATGGCAAGGAATATCCATTGTCCAAGATCGAGACTTCATCTGAGTCACACCCTTTCTACACTGGCACCCAAAAGATTATGGATACCGCAGGTCGTGTTGAGAAATTCCGTCAGAAGTTCGGTACTAAAGCAGTTGCTAAGGCAGCTGGTGATGGCGCCGCTAAAACTGCTGAGAAAAAAGCTGCTGCTGCAGAAGCAAAAGCTGCTGAAAAGCCAGCTAAAAAGAAGGCTTAA
- the rho gene encoding transcription termination factor Rho, whose protein sequence is MQLSELKVLHVSALLEMAASLEIENTQRMRKQELMFAILKKRAKEGESVFGDGTLEVLPDGFGFLRSPDASYMASPDDIYISPAQIRRFNLHTGDSVEGEVRTPKDGERYFALVKVDKINGLAPEALKNRIMFENLTPLHPNRVIQLERDIKAEENLTGRIIDMISPIGYGQRGLIVSSPKSGKTVMMQHIAHAISANNPDAILIVLLVDERPEEVTEMQRSVRGEVVASTFDEPAVRHVQVAEMVIEKAKRLVEMKKDVIILLDSITRLARAYNTVIPSSGKVLSGGVDANALQRPKRFFGAARNVEEGGSLTIIATALIETGSRMDDLIYEEFKGTGNMEVHLERRLAERRVYPSINLNKSGTRREELLVKAENLQKIWVLRKLLADMDDIEAMNFIVDKLKSTKNNGEFFDLMRKGG, encoded by the coding sequence ATGCAATTATCTGAACTCAAAGTACTCCACGTATCCGCCCTGCTTGAAATGGCAGCTAGCCTGGAAATTGAAAACACCCAACGGATGCGCAAACAAGAATTGATGTTTGCCATTCTCAAGAAGCGCGCTAAAGAAGGTGAATCCGTTTTCGGTGACGGTACTTTGGAGGTATTGCCTGATGGCTTTGGTTTCTTACGCTCTCCAGATGCCTCTTACATGGCCTCTCCGGACGATATCTATATTTCTCCCGCACAGATCCGCCGCTTTAACCTGCATACTGGTGATAGCGTTGAAGGTGAAGTTCGTACCCCTAAAGATGGTGAGCGTTACTTTGCACTAGTTAAAGTGGACAAGATCAATGGTTTGGCTCCTGAGGCCTTGAAGAACCGCATCATGTTCGAGAACTTAACGCCACTGCACCCAAATCGTGTCATTCAGTTAGAGCGTGATATCAAAGCTGAAGAAAATTTAACTGGTCGCATCATCGACATGATCTCCCCGATTGGCTATGGCCAGCGTGGCTTGATCGTGTCTTCACCTAAGTCCGGTAAGACCGTGATGATGCAGCACATCGCTCATGCGATCTCTGCAAATAATCCTGATGCGATCTTGATCGTATTGCTTGTTGATGAGCGTCCTGAAGAGGTTACTGAAATGCAGCGCTCTGTACGCGGCGAAGTGGTTGCCTCGACTTTTGATGAGCCAGCAGTGCGTCACGTTCAAGTTGCCGAGATGGTGATTGAAAAAGCGAAGCGCTTGGTAGAGATGAAAAAAGATGTCATCATCTTGCTCGATTCGATTACCCGCCTTGCTCGTGCTTACAACACCGTGATTCCTTCATCCGGAAAAGTACTTTCTGGTGGTGTGGATGCAAACGCATTACAACGTCCAAAGCGCTTCTTCGGTGCAGCGCGTAACGTTGAAGAAGGTGGCTCACTCACCATCATTGCAACCGCCTTGATTGAAACTGGTAGCCGTATGGATGACCTCATCTATGAAGAATTCAAAGGTACCGGCAACATGGAAGTTCACCTTGAGCGTCGTTTGGCTGAGCGTCGTGTTTACCCATCGATTAACCTCAACAAGTCCGGCACCCGCCGTGAAGAATTGCTGGTTAAAGCAGAAAACCTCCAGAAAATTTGGGTTTTACGTAAATTGCTGGCCGATATGGACGATATTGAGGCGATGAACTTTATCGTCGATAAACTCAAATCCACCAAAAATAATGGTGAATTCTTCGATTTAATGCGTAAGGGTGGCTAA
- a CDS encoding PD-(D/E)XK nuclease family protein, which yields MFQPFPTLSHQERPHAWAVTPNAGALKELAKGIWNCAVQTNQRPLVVLSTAGPLMGVRAALEKYRPNNLPSHIAFLPQVMSFNDWLEAAPGAWKFPKKQTDLERWLSVYINLRKHKTLQSWFKAESEAGAWGLAQAVIDACDALSEAVVPLMQSEINTLVQNQTLDAELWVKKVETLLDQAIAKAYVGLSRKVVDQESTVLLAFWRYLSSPGDPVIRKHFALAAHLQVASANQSLARPLIWVETADPKPIDQEAISQYLFEYSQFAPVVSIGMDWHSVALWSEALTGQDLEGQLKPVDDEQQMLIDRNIQASFHNGWKLLAARRFEELAWAAAKSIESHLIAGKTNIALVAQDRLAARRARALLSRFGPSLRIRDETGWKLSTTRAAASLNSWLELIRSPKEGPSASALLEFLQNPFFDIAHTLQRPAEACVSLIAQLEDILIASQAKSGWETFRMAIERANAYSSSRGSVPHESLLGLLTFLQRHHVQWLELKLDCENAYALLNANLQEMGMAQQLEKDSAGKQLLEVLKTFDLGTGTYRQVAMRLPEWLSLLKTIIEEASYQEVGQQAEATLSILPLSSTRLREFDAVVLVGCDEQQLPAFSEPPLFFSDTLNRLLKASTVTAQYIQQARDLSQLLISCPQVDLLWQSKSKSGEPLRPSAWISRLRTQLPDWPILEARSDTHVGHSAPLLESVVTVNSDIALPISMSPSAYKALRDCPYRYYVRSILGLRKAKEFEEGFDASLAGQVLHTLLKNFFQALKTEEKKSLSSIHQGEDARRDWMQEHLTKHSEKEFERLIKDDARVTGTLRDWQKQIPNFVDWQLKREADGWQYHDAELPVGFMVTMTDPDGVQREIGIAGRADRFDVNANNPTAAAVIDYKNQGITKIKKRAERLLDDPQLLIYARAVNENAIAAHLPGRTIEQAEWVSLKADLKKAEDKIVRAYSVEQMPEMMEQFSDQLNEDLEVLWARKPMKAFAPDSVCQYCEARGICRKGMW from the coding sequence ATGTTTCAGCCATTTCCAACGCTTTCTCATCAAGAGCGGCCTCATGCTTGGGCCGTTACACCCAATGCGGGCGCGCTTAAAGAGCTTGCAAAGGGCATTTGGAATTGTGCGGTGCAAACAAACCAGCGCCCCTTGGTGGTACTGAGCACTGCTGGACCGCTGATGGGTGTCAGGGCGGCTCTAGAAAAGTATCGACCCAATAATCTACCCAGCCATATCGCATTCTTACCTCAAGTCATGAGTTTTAACGACTGGCTAGAAGCAGCGCCAGGTGCATGGAAGTTTCCCAAGAAACAAACGGATCTTGAGCGTTGGTTATCTGTTTACATCAATCTACGCAAACACAAAACATTGCAAAGCTGGTTTAAGGCTGAGAGTGAAGCGGGAGCTTGGGGTTTAGCGCAAGCGGTGATCGATGCATGCGATGCATTGTCAGAAGCAGTCGTGCCGCTAATGCAAAGCGAGATTAATACCTTAGTGCAAAACCAAACTCTCGATGCAGAGTTGTGGGTCAAGAAAGTAGAAACGCTATTAGATCAAGCGATCGCTAAAGCCTACGTTGGGTTATCCCGAAAAGTCGTTGATCAAGAATCCACAGTTTTGTTGGCTTTCTGGCGCTACCTTAGTAGCCCTGGGGATCCTGTCATACGTAAGCATTTTGCATTAGCTGCCCATTTGCAAGTAGCAAGCGCCAATCAATCTCTGGCAAGACCTTTGATTTGGGTAGAGACTGCCGATCCTAAGCCAATTGATCAAGAGGCGATCTCTCAGTATTTGTTTGAGTATTCACAATTTGCCCCTGTAGTGAGTATTGGAATGGATTGGCATTCAGTAGCCCTGTGGTCTGAAGCATTAACTGGTCAAGATCTGGAAGGGCAGCTCAAGCCAGTAGATGATGAACAACAGATGCTGATTGATCGTAATATTCAAGCCAGCTTTCACAATGGCTGGAAGTTGCTAGCAGCTAGACGCTTTGAGGAATTGGCTTGGGCAGCGGCCAAATCTATTGAGTCACACTTAATTGCCGGTAAGACCAATATTGCTTTAGTTGCACAAGATCGTTTGGCCGCAAGGAGGGCGCGGGCTTTGTTGTCACGCTTTGGCCCCAGTCTTCGCATTCGTGATGAAACCGGTTGGAAGCTGTCAACCACCCGTGCTGCCGCATCGCTCAATAGTTGGTTAGAGCTGATTCGCTCGCCCAAAGAAGGGCCGAGTGCAAGCGCCTTGCTCGAGTTTTTACAAAATCCATTTTTTGATATTGCGCATACATTGCAAAGGCCGGCAGAGGCCTGTGTCAGCCTGATTGCGCAGCTTGAAGACATCTTGATTGCAAGCCAAGCGAAGTCGGGTTGGGAAACCTTCAGAATGGCTATTGAGAGAGCCAATGCTTATTCATCATCGCGTGGTAGCGTGCCTCATGAGTCACTCTTGGGGTTGCTCACTTTCTTGCAACGACATCACGTTCAGTGGTTAGAGCTCAAGCTTGATTGTGAAAATGCCTATGCGCTTCTAAATGCTAATCTACAAGAGATGGGTATGGCGCAGCAACTTGAAAAAGATTCTGCCGGCAAGCAATTGCTAGAAGTACTCAAGACCTTTGATTTAGGTACGGGGACTTACCGACAGGTCGCTATGCGCTTACCAGAATGGCTGAGCTTACTCAAGACGATTATTGAAGAAGCCTCTTATCAAGAAGTAGGTCAGCAGGCCGAGGCAACTTTGAGTATTCTGCCTCTGAGCTCAACACGTTTGCGTGAGTTTGATGCTGTTGTCTTGGTGGGCTGCGATGAACAACAGTTGCCAGCATTTTCTGAGCCGCCATTATTTTTCTCGGATACGCTCAATCGTTTATTAAAAGCCTCTACTGTTACGGCGCAATATATTCAGCAAGCAAGGGACTTGTCCCAACTGTTAATCTCTTGTCCTCAGGTGGATTTGCTTTGGCAAAGTAAAAGTAAAAGCGGTGAGCCCCTCAGGCCATCAGCTTGGATTAGTCGCCTACGTACCCAACTTCCAGATTGGCCAATATTAGAGGCAAGGTCTGACACCCATGTAGGTCACTCCGCTCCATTGCTGGAGTCAGTTGTAACGGTTAACTCAGATATTGCTTTGCCGATTAGCATGTCTCCTAGCGCTTATAAAGCATTAAGAGATTGTCCTTATCGATACTATGTTCGCAGCATCTTGGGTTTGCGTAAGGCAAAAGAATTTGAGGAGGGGTTTGATGCCTCATTAGCAGGGCAGGTACTACACACCTTATTAAAAAACTTCTTTCAGGCATTAAAAACGGAAGAGAAAAAATCTCTGTCGAGTATTCATCAAGGTGAAGATGCACGTCGTGATTGGATGCAAGAACATCTTACAAAGCACTCCGAAAAAGAGTTTGAGCGCTTGATTAAGGATGATGCTAGGGTCACGGGTACTTTACGCGATTGGCAAAAGCAGATTCCTAACTTTGTAGATTGGCAGCTAAAGCGTGAGGCAGATGGTTGGCAATATCACGATGCAGAGTTACCAGTTGGATTCATGGTGACGATGACTGACCCTGATGGGGTGCAGAGAGAGATTGGGATTGCGGGGCGCGCCGACCGCTTTGATGTAAATGCTAATAATCCTACTGCCGCAGCAGTCATTGATTACAAGAACCAAGGCATCACTAAAATCAAGAAGCGAGCGGAGCGTCTATTAGATGATCCGCAATTACTAATCTATGCCCGCGCTGTAAATGAGAATGCCATTGCAGCACATCTTCCTGGGCGCACCATTGAGCAGGCCGAGTGGGTTTCATTAAAAGCAGATCTTAAGAAAGCCGAGGACAAAATTGTCAGAGCATATTCGGTGGAGCAGATGCCGGAGATGATGGAGCAGTTTTCGGATCAACTGAATGAAGACCTAGAAGTCCTATGGGCGCGCAAGCCCATGAAAGCCTTTGCACCTGATAGCGTTTGCCAGTATTGCGAAGCTAGAGGCATTTGTAGAAAGGGGATGTGGTGA
- the trxA gene encoding thioredoxin TrxA: MSAGIKYVTDASFEQDVLKSDKPVLLDFWAEWCGPCKMIGPILEELAGEYGDKIQIAKMNVDENQGVPAQFNIRGIPTLILFKNGTVAAQKVGALAKSQLTAFIDSHL; encoded by the coding sequence ATGAGTGCCGGCATCAAATATGTAACTGACGCTTCTTTCGAGCAAGACGTTCTCAAGTCCGATAAACCTGTATTGCTCGACTTCTGGGCTGAGTGGTGTGGCCCTTGCAAGATGATCGGCCCTATCCTTGAGGAGCTCGCTGGCGAGTACGGCGATAAGATCCAAATTGCCAAGATGAACGTCGATGAGAACCAAGGTGTTCCTGCCCAGTTCAATATTCGGGGCATTCCGACATTGATTCTCTTTAAGAACGGCACTGTTGCTGCTCAAAAAGTAGGCGCTTTGGCTAAATCCCAGTTGACTGCATTTATTGATAGTCATCTGTAA